A genome region from Arachidicoccus soli includes the following:
- the greA gene encoding transcription elongation factor GreA — protein MSDVMYVSKESFEKMKKELHEMLTIQRPEASRAIAEAREKGDLRENAEYDAAKEAQGILEAKIAKLEIQVHSARIVDESEIDTSKVSVLTKVTFTNTATKKTVTYQLVGEKEANLKEGKISVSSPIGQGLLGKAIGDVAEVSVPNGLMKFKIENISI, from the coding sequence ATGAGTGACGTAATGTATGTTTCGAAAGAAAGTTTTGAAAAAATGAAAAAAGAGTTGCACGAAATGTTAACCATTCAACGACCTGAAGCTTCGCGCGCTATTGCTGAAGCAAGAGAAAAGGGCGATTTGAGGGAAAATGCAGAATATGATGCAGCGAAAGAGGCTCAGGGCATTTTAGAGGCGAAAATCGCCAAACTAGAAATACAAGTTCATAGTGCGCGAATTGTTGATGAAAGTGAAATTGATACGAGTAAAGTATCTGTTCTCACAAAAGTTACCTTTACAAATACGGCCACTAAAAAAACGGTTACTTATCAGTTAGTTGGTGAAAAAGAAGCCAATCTTAAAGAAGGTAAAATTTCTGTTTCTTCTCCTATAGGGCAAGGACTTCTGGGTAAGGCCATAGGTGATGTGGCAGAGGTATCTGTCCCTAATGGATTGATGAAGTTTAAAATAGAAAATATTTCTATTTAA